The Deltaproteobacteria bacterium genomic sequence AAAGATCATGCAGAGCTGCGCCTTGAGGTTAGAGGGAAGGGCGATGTTAGGGCGGGTGCAATCGGTGGCGACCCAGCTGTGCGCATTGTCAATCCCGACTTACACATTGCTTCACTTAATGAAGATGGCAGCCTAGTAATTGAGCTCACTGCGCGAGTTGGGCGAGGTTATGTAGTTTCTGAGTTGAACAAAGAAGAGAGTGCACCACTAGGTACTATAGCTTTAGATGCATTGTTTTCCCCGGTTAAGAAGGTGAACTTTGTAGTTTCAGGTGCTCGTGTTGGCCAGAGAACGGATTACGATAAGTTGACCTTGGAAATTTGGACAAACGGAAGCCTATCGGCGGAAGATGCCTTACAGGGTGCGGCTTATATCCTCAGAGATCAGCTAGGGGTATTTGTAGGCACTGAAGATGTAGCGCAGGAGCCAGAAAAGAAGGTGACTGAGGAACACAAGCCTAGGTTTAATGAGAACTTGTTCCGTCGCATTGACGAGCTAGAGTTAAGTGTGCGATCTGCAAATTGTCTAGAGAACTCGGACATCAAGTACATTGGAGAGCTAGTTCAAAGGTCGGAGGCTGAGATGCTAAGGACGAAGAATTTTGGACGAAAATCCCTTAGCGAAATTAAGGAAATTTTGGGTGAAATGAATCTAAATTTAGGCATGAAGCTCGAAGGTTTTCCGGCGCGAGATATGCTAGAAAGAATGACAGAGAGCAGTTCGTCTGCGA encodes the following:
- a CDS encoding DNA-directed RNA polymerase subunit alpha, which codes for MQRNVIKELIKPRRVELDESSADYGKFVIEPLERGYGTTLGNSLRRILLSSLPGAAITSARIDGVKHEFSTIPGCIEDVTEIVLNLKQVVVDIKDKDHAELRLEVRGKGDVRAGAIGGDPAVRIVNPDLHIASLNEDGSLVIELTARVGRGYVVSELNKEESAPLGTIALDALFSPVKKVNFVVSGARVGQRTDYDKLTLEIWTNGSLSAEDALQGAAYILRDQLGVFVGTEDVAQEPEKKVTEEHKPRFNENLFRRIDELELSVRSANCLENSDIKYIGELVQRSEAEMLRTKNFGRKSLSEIKEILGEMNLNLGMKLEGFPARDMLERMTESSSSASN